The sequence CCCTCCACCTCAGGTGGGCCGCGGGCCTTAGCCCTCTgggcctcttttttttttttttgagatcccTCTGGGCCTCAGGCTAATCTCTGCTTCTTTCCCCTTCTCTCCCTTGGtcttccttccctggcggcgccgacgagtggggcgagcggcggcgccattcgTCACGTCTTAGCccagccctttgccggcgacgaggatCCGCCAGGTACGAcggccccttttctttttccgctGCGCGAGgcggagcaccccaaaccctaacacaACTATTTCTGCTGCATAGATGGATTCTCTTGCGAGCTGAGCCGATTGATCCAGTAGAAGGAATGGGGCAGAGGATGGAGGAAGAGGACAACGTGGTGCGGTCGCTGAAAGACCTCCCGGTGCAGAACCCCCCCGGGGAGAAGTTCTCGGCCGCCGACCTCACCTGGCTCAAGTACGCGAGCTCCGAGCACCGCTGGGACGACGTCGCGATCATCCGTTACGACCGGTTGGAGGCCTTCCTCAGCGGCGAGAGCAGCAACCCCGAATGCCCCACCCGCTTCCACATCGAGCGCAGCCGCAAGCGCGAGGAGGGCAGCCTCAGGGAGTACCGGAGCGATGACTACCTCTTCCACAGGATGTATGtctgctcggctcggctcaaACTCATTCAGTTTATTCCTTGATGATTCTTAGCAGTAGTTTCTAACGTTGATAATATGTAATTTTTTGTTGAAATTCATTTCAGATATTGGTGCTCATTTGGCCCTGAGAACTATGGGGAGGGAGGGACAATCTTGCCTAGCAGAAAGTTCAGGCTCAACACGAGGAACCGTGCTGCACGCCCACAGTCGATGCGAGGCTGCACTTGCCATTTCTCTATAAAGCAGCTGTACGCCCGCCCTGCCCTGCTGCTCGTCATCTACCACGAGAGGCGCCATGTCAACAAGTCTGGCTTCATATGCCATGGGCCCCTCGATAAGGATGCCATCGGGCCTGGTGCTAGGAGGTTGCCGTACGTTGGGAGTGAAATCCAGCAGCAGACCATGTCATTGATCTATCTTGGTGTTCCAGAAGAGAGCATTCTGCAGGCACATATAGAAGGGATACAGCGTTACTGTAGCTCAGATGCCAGGGTTGATAGCCATGCTTCACAGTATGTCCAGAAGCTTGGGCTGATCATCAAGAGGTCTACACATGAGTTGGATCTTGATGATCAAGCTAGCATCAGAATGTGGGTCGACAGAAATAAGAAATCGGTATTCTTCTACCAGGACTCGACCGACACGGATGCATTCATTCTGGGAATTCAGACAGAATGGCAATGCCAGCAAATGATGCGCTTTGGTCATCAGAGCCTTTTGGCTTCTCATTCCTCATTTGGTGTAAGCAAGCTAAAGGTATTACAGCAAGGCAAATTGTTATTACACAATCTTTCATATGATGTGATTGATTTCTTCATACGTTGGTTAGGTATAAGGCTGTTTCGTTTGACATTCTACTCTTTGCTGCAGTATCCATTGCACACACTACTTGTATTTGACTCAATGCAGCATGCTCTTCCTGTTGCATGGATTATAACCCGCTCAGTTACTAAGAAGGATACCCTGAAATGGATGAGGGCACTTACTGATCGGATACACTCTATAGATTCCACCTGGAGAATCAGTGGGTTCATCATTGACGATCCAGCTTCAGAGCTGGACCCAATCAGGTATGACATCGATCTTATCTTCATTGATGAATGAAACCAATTACTTCTTAATTGAGCTGTAGCTAGTTCTGCATTCTTGTTGATGTAAATGTTTTATTTCCCTTGTTCCAGGGATGTGT comes from Panicum virgatum strain AP13 chromosome 4K, P.virgatum_v5, whole genome shotgun sequence and encodes:
- the LOC120702966 gene encoding uncharacterized protein LOC120702966, with product MGQRMEEEDNVVRSLKDLPVQNPPGEKFSAADLTWLKYASSEHRWDDVAIIRYDRLEAFLSGESSNPECPTRFHIERSRKREEGSLREYRSDDYLFHRIYWCSFGPENYGEGGTILPSRKFRLNTRNRAARPQSMRGCTCHFSIKQLYARPALLLVIYHERRHVNKSGFICHGPLDKDAIGPGARRLPYVGSEIQQQTMSLIYLGVPEESILQAHIEGIQRYCSSDARVDSHASQYVQKLGLIIKRSTHELDLDDQASIRMWVDRNKKSVFFYQDSTDTDAFILGIQTEWQCQQMMRFGHQSLLASHSSFGVSKLKYPLHTLLVFDSMQHALPVAWIITRSVTKKDTLKWMRALTDRIHSIDSTWRISGFIIDDPASELDPIRDVFACPVLFSLWHIRRTWLKNIMKKCSNIEVQREIFIQLGKIVYGIWNEKNPMNALELLFQDFVDQTAFMKYFKSFWVPKLEMWIDSIRNLPLANQESCGAIEAYHLKLKAKAYDDVLLDGLQRVDWLVHKLTTELHSSYWINLFADESGSFPGVKAEYIASTSWQRALQIPDEAVHFDNNEPHSAKVASQKDPSQMWTVWNPGSEFSLCDCSWSMQGNLCKHALKVNMMCGARKDFQPSLSLQSFQRVLLGLWQKPMDDSYSLDLSVALVTQMQERIQHVAELATSNGIAQVAEKLPIQWTRRRGRRTAAKRTSPIILPHSNSSLQRDSKPTKNRKRKRLSTFSG